Below is a genomic region from Candidatus Tanganyikabacteria bacterium.
CTACGACCACCTGGGCGGCGGGTTCCACCGCTACTCGACCGATGCGCGGTGGCTCGTCCCGCACTTCGAGAAGATGCTTTACGACAACGCCTTGCTCGCGCGTCTGTACTTCCTGGCCGGCCAGCGGCTGGGCGAACCGCGGTACCTCGTCGTGGCGCGCGAGACGCTGGAGTGGGTGATGCGCGAGATGACCGACCCTGCGGGCGGGTGGTATTCCGCGCTCGATGCCGACTCGGAGGGCGAGGAGGGGCGGTTCTATGTCTGGACGTACCCGGAGATACTCACGCTGCTTGGCTCCGAGGCGGCCGAACCGTTCTTGGAGTACTACGGCGTCACGATGAACGGCAACTGGGAGGGCCGGAGCATCCTGTGCGCGCGGCCGGGGACCGAACCCCCGGCGGCCCTGGCCGACGCCCGATCGAGGCTGCTGGCCGAACGGGAGAATCGCGTGCGGCCGGGCCGCGACGACAAGATCATCGCGGCCTGGAACGGCCTCATGCTGGAAGCCTTCGCCGACGCCGCCCGCATCCTGGGCGACCGAGTGTACCGGCAGGCGGCCGAGGCCTGCGCCGACTTCCTCCTGACGCGGATGCGGCAAGACGACGATCTGCTGCGGATCTGGAACGGCGGCCAGCCCGCCATCCCCGGCTTCCTGGAGGATCACGCCTGCGTGGCGTCGGGCCTGCTGGCGCTCTATGCGGTCGCCTTCGAGGATCGCTGGCTGCTTGCGGCCCGCGACCTGGCCGATCGGGCGATCGCCCAGTTCTGGGACGAGGGCGCGGGCGAGTTCCACGATGCGGGCCCGCGCCACGACACCCTGGTCATCCGGGCGCGGGACACCTACGACAACGCCACGCCCGCGGGCAACTCGGCGATCGTGGACGTCCTCTTGCGGTTGCACGCCCTGACGGGCGATTCGCGGTACCGGGAGATCGCCGACCGCGTGCTCGGCGACCTGGCCGGCCTGGCGGCCCGCGTGCCCGTGGGCTACGGACGGTTCCTCTGCGCCGCGGATTTCGCCCTCGCGCCGGTCGTGGAAGTGGCGATCGCCGGCGATCCCGCCAGTGCGGCCACCGAGGCGCTGATCGACGTGGCCCGGGCGGGCTACGCGCCGTATCGCGTGCTGGCGCTGCGTCGGCCGGGCCAGGAGCCCGCCGTCCCGCTGCTCGAAGGCCGGGATATCCAGGATGGCCGGCCCGCCGCCTACGTCTGCCGCGACTTCGCGTGCGAGGCGCCCGTGGCCGACCCGGCCGCCCTGGCCGAGCTTCTCCGGAATTCCGGTTAAGGGAAGGCTAAGAGCCGAAAGCCTGGGGCCCATCTCCCGGATAACCGTCCTCGGAGGAGTGCGAGCATGCGGCGACTCTGTGCCCTGGTGCTTGGCGGCCTGCTGCTGGCGGGCTGCGGCGGTGCGTCCGGTATCGGCCTCCAGGCCGGCGCCGGCGGCAAGGCGGGGGCGCGCTCGGAGGAGCACGTGCTCGCCGCCCGCATCGATTCCGCGCTGGACGCGGTGGCGCCGCGGCCGGTCGAGGGCAACTCACTGGAACTCCTCATCGACGGCCAGGACGGCTTCGACGCGCTCGAGCGCGCCGTGCGGGCCGCCCGCAAGTCGGTATGGTTCGAGACCTTCATCTGGCACAACGACCGGACCGGCCAGCGCTTCGCCAAGCTCCTGGCCGAGCGCAAGCGCGACGGCCTCGACGTGCGCGTCCTGGTGGATCCCCTCGGGACGATGAACCGGCCGGGCGATCGCGACGTGTTCCGCGTCCTGCTCGATCATGGCGTGCCGGTGCGTTACTACCGCCAGCGCGTCTTCGGCTCGCTGATGAACGTGACGCACCGCAAGCTCTACCTGCTCGACGGCGACCGCGGCTTCACCGGCGGCATGAACATCGGCGACGAATACGCCCACACGTGGCACGACCTGCTCGTGGACGTGAAGGGCCCGGTGGCCCGCGACATGCACCGCATCTTCGGCGAGGACTGGAACGTCTCGGGCGAGCCCGACCTCAAGGCCGAACTCATCTCGGCCGGCGTCGCGGCGATGGGCAACATCAAGGCCCGGACGCTCAAGACCAACCTCAACGACCAGGCCGGCGGCCGGGATCTCGGCATGTCCAAGCTCGCGGCCCTCAAGACCGCGCAGAAGTCGATCAAGGTGGCGCAGCTCTTCCTGTCGGACGACACGGTCATCGAGCACCTGGAGCGGGCGTCGAAGCGGGGCGTCGACGTCAAGGTGCTGATCGCCCGCGAGAACGACCAGATGATCTTCCGCGAGTTCAACAAGTACTACGGCGGGCGCATGCGCAAGGCCGGCATCCAGGTGCGCTTCTACGAGGAGCGGTTCAGCCACGTGAAGTACGTCTCGGTCGACGGTGCCTGGATCCTCCTGGGCTCGGCCAACGCCGACACGCGCAGCTACGAGATGAACCAGGAGTTCAGCCTGGGCATCTCCGATCCGGAATTCACCCAGGAATGCGACCGGCGCGTGTTCGATCGCGACTTCGCGACCGCCCGCGTGCCTTCGGACGCCGAACTGCGCGTGTCGTGGACCAAGATGCCCGTCGTGAAGCTGGCCGACTGGCTGAGCTACTACCTGTAGTCCGAGGCGGGACGCCGCCGGCACGGAGGCCGGCGCCACCCCGTCGTGCAACCTGCCGGGCGGGGCCCCGTCCGTGCCGGGTGGGCCCCCGTCCGTGCCGGGTGGGGCCGGCGTCGGTGCCAGGTGGGGCCGGCGTCCCTGCCGGCCTCCAAGTTCGGTCGAACCTAGTCCGCGATCAGGTTCTGCTCGCGCATCGTGGCGACTAGCTTGGCGCCGTACTTCGGGTCGGTGGCGTACTTGCCCGTCAGCGCGTGGGCGAATGCCACCGGATCGTCCTTGTGGCGCATGGCCTTCTCGAAGACCGGCGTGTTGAGGACCTCGGCATGCTCGCGCAGCGCCTCGTCCCAGGAGCCGAAGTTGGCGAAATAGGCCCTGGTCTCGAAGCGGCGCCCGCCGGAATACTCGAACGTGTCGACCAGGAGGCTGCCCCGGGACCCCGAGCCCTTGATGCCGAAGACGTTGTACTCGCCGATCTTCGAGTCGCCCATGCCGCTCTCGAGGGCGGCCTGCGCCAGGATGACCGCCGCGGGGATGCCGTACTCCTCCTGGATACGCGCCGCGGCCGGCGCAAGTTTCTGCAGGAAGGGATCGACGGGTTGCAGCGGCGCGACGTCGCCCCAGTCGGGCGCCGCGTAGGCTCCGGGCAGCGGCACGTAGGTGCGGCCGCGGGCGGCCAGATCGTCGCCGGGGCCGACGTCGGGATCGTGGCGGGGCTTGAGTTCGGCCCACCGCGTCGCGTCGTCGAAGACGAGTTTCGCCAGCGTCGCGAGGGTGTCGCCCGGCTTGACGAAGAGCGTGCCGCGGGCCTTGTCCACGTCCCGGCCCAGGTTGTCGTGGGCGATGTGGGCGATCAGGCGTTCCACCTGGTCGGGAGCCGGCCGCGCCGCGGCGTCGGGCGGCGCGGGCAGGCCGTTCTCGACGGGCAGATCGGCGGGCAGGTTGAGGTAGCGGCCGCCCCTGGCCGCCTGCTCGGGCGAGAGGTCGGGATTGGCCCTGTTGATCGCGTCCGCCCAGGTCGCGTCGCCGCCGGTCAGGTCGGACAAGTCGCGGTCGCCGGCCGGCAACGCCACCCGCTTGAAGCCGGGGGGAGCGGGGGCGAAAGGGTCGAGTTCCCGCGGCAACAGGAGCGTGGCGCCCTCGGGCAGGGCGTCGCCGGGGCCGAAGCGGGGCTCCTTGCGGGTGGCCGGCACGCCGAAAAGGCCGAGGAACCAGCCGACGGGGCCGTCGGGCCGGTTCTTGACCTCGACGGTCCAGTCGGGACGGCCCAGGTTGCGGTCCTGGATCTCCGCGACCCGATCGGCCTTCCCGAGCGTCAGCGACGCCAGCGTCGCGCCCGCCGGGACCTTCACCCGGTATCGCGGTCTGGCCGAGGTCCACGCTGTCGCGAGAGGTGCGGGGCACCGCCCCGGCCGGCGACGCCGGCCGCTCCGGCGCCTTTGCGGTACCTATCCTGTCGGTCGCTCGAACTCCTGCCACAAGGCCATCGTACCCTCTTCCGGGCCCGGGCGAATCCCCCGGAGACCGGGCCCAGATGCCCCAACGTGTTGTATCCTGGACAACTCGCATAAGGAGACCAACAGCCAATGGACGTCCGAGTCGCCGACAACGCCGCACAACGCGACGATATCTTCCGTTTCCGTTACAAGGTCTACGTCCTGGACCTCAAGAAGGAGGTGCAGGGGGCGGACGCCGCTCGCCAGGAAATCCGGGATACCGAGGACGAGACGGGCATCCTGCTCTTCACCGCCGACCGGTCGGGCGCGGTCGTGGGCACCTTGCGGCTCAACGTCCTGTCCAAGGGCGTGTCGGACGATCTGCGCGAACTCTACGGCCTCGACCAGTTCGACGACGTGCCGGCGGCGAGCATCTGCGTGGCGTCGCGCTTCGTCGTGGCGCCCGAGGCGGCGGCGGCCGGCGCCGCGCTTTCCCAGTACGCGCTGGGGTGGGCCCTTGAGCACGGCATCAAGCTGGTTTTCTCCTACTGCTCGCCCCACA
It encodes:
- a CDS encoding thioredoxin domain-containing protein — encoded protein: MPNRLASEKSPYLRQHANNPVDWYPWGPEAWERARREDKPVLLSVGYSACHWCHVMAHESFEDAAIAALMNEHFVNVKVDREERPDVDQVYMAAVQAMAGQGGWPMTVFCTAAGRPYFGGTYFPPADRFGRPGFPRVLLGAARAYREHRDDCERNADTILDQVRHNLGIKLRGAFGPATLHEALARLQESFDPDHGGFGGAPKFPQAMALEFVLRTYHRLEDFHARRMLVKSLDEMAAGGIYDHLGGGFHRYSTDARWLVPHFEKMLYDNALLARLYFLAGQRLGEPRYLVVARETLEWVMREMTDPAGGWYSALDADSEGEEGRFYVWTYPEILTLLGSEAAEPFLEYYGVTMNGNWEGRSILCARPGTEPPAALADARSRLLAERENRVRPGRDDKIIAAWNGLMLEAFADAARILGDRVYRQAAEACADFLLTRMRQDDDLLRIWNGGQPAIPGFLEDHACVASGLLALYAVAFEDRWLLAARDLADRAIAQFWDEGAGEFHDAGPRHDTLVIRARDTYDNATPAGNSAIVDVLLRLHALTGDSRYREIADRVLGDLAGLAARVPVGYGRFLCAADFALAPVVEVAIAGDPASAATEALIDVARAGYAPYRVLALRRPGQEPAVPLLEGRDIQDGRPAAYVCRDFACEAPVADPAALAELLRNSG
- a CDS encoding phosphatidylserine/phosphatidylglycerophosphate/cardiolipin synthase family protein: MRRLCALVLGGLLLAGCGGASGIGLQAGAGGKAGARSEEHVLAARIDSALDAVAPRPVEGNSLELLIDGQDGFDALERAVRAARKSVWFETFIWHNDRTGQRFAKLLAERKRDGLDVRVLVDPLGTMNRPGDRDVFRVLLDHGVPVRYYRQRVFGSLMNVTHRKLYLLDGDRGFTGGMNIGDEYAHTWHDLLVDVKGPVARDMHRIFGEDWNVSGEPDLKAELISAGVAAMGNIKARTLKTNLNDQAGGRDLGMSKLAALKTAQKSIKVAQLFLSDDTVIEHLERASKRGVDVKVLIARENDQMIFREFNKYYGGRMRKAGIQVRFYEERFSHVKYVSVDGAWILLGSANADTRSYEMNQEFSLGISDPEFTQECDRRVFDRDFATARVPSDAELRVSWTKMPVVKLADWLSYYL
- a CDS encoding glucosaminidase domain-containing protein, which encodes MKVPAGATLASLTLGKADRVAEIQDRNLGRPDWTVEVKNRPDGPVGWFLGLFGVPATRKEPRFGPGDALPEGATLLLPRELDPFAPAPPGFKRVALPAGDRDLSDLTGGDATWADAINRANPDLSPEQAARGGRYLNLPADLPVENGLPAPPDAAARPAPDQVERLIAHIAHDNLGRDVDKARGTLFVKPGDTLATLAKLVFDDATRWAELKPRHDPDVGPGDDLAARGRTYVPLPGAYAAPDWGDVAPLQPVDPFLQKLAPAAARIQEEYGIPAAVILAQAALESGMGDSKIGEYNVFGIKGSGSRGSLLVDTFEYSGGRRFETRAYFANFGSWDEALREHAEVLNTPVFEKAMRHKDDPVAFAHALTGKYATDPKYGAKLVATMREQNLIAD